ttaagtacctgttgaggaaactgaggcaaaaaagaggtaaatggctttcccaaagtcattcagcaaacagcagagctgggcagagcactgccctctccatcttccaaacccttctgaaGCCATTTGGGTTATAACAGCTAGTAAGAGCAATTAGTGTCTCTGTAGAGTAGGAAGGAAGTAGTCCTGGGGATGCTAGTAGCACCTCtctgcagaggagggaggaggaccaaGGAACTGAAAAGTATGCCTTCCCTTCCCTGAGATGGTGACCTTGGGTTTTTCCCAGGGTTGGTTCATTAGACTCTTTGAATCAGCTGCAGCATCCAGTTAGATGGACCACAGAGTTCATATCgtctcactgatttttttttaacagagggAGACGCTAAAAAGACCTGCCTGATGAAAGCACTTCTTCAAGCCTGTGATAAGACTGAAGACatagtgatgctattgatacaCCATGCTAAGGAGTGTGGGGATTTGAAAAACCTGTTGAATGCCACCTACGAGGATTGTTGTTATCAAGGTGAATGTGTCTTGCCCCTGTCCTCTTTGGTTGTCTCAGTATTTGTTGCCAGTTTACCATATCTTGGGGGCTGAGTTGTAAAACCATCAATACCCAGGTTGGAAGCAGCTCTACAGCATCTCTGGCTGTCTCAGTCCTCCCTGTCTTCCAAGCcccaaagagaagggaggaggaagttgTAACATCAGTGATCCTGACCCGTTACTAGCCTTATCCACAGATGAGGCCAGGGAAGAAGATCCCTCTGAATTTTGCTCCCCAAAGAGGAGATTTGGGTCTCAGATCAGGTCTCAGCTCCACAACTTCCATCATTAAAGGCTGCTTCTTTGGTGGCGTCCGGATCCAGCATAACTCAGGAAGGAGCTTCCCTATAATGTTCAGGAGGGGGGCAGTCTATTTGGGGTTTATGCTGATGTGAGTCCAGAGAGGGAATTGAGCAGCCTCCTCCCCAAATGTAATATCAGTAGGAAATATTTTACTGAGATATTAAGTTCCACCCCATTCCCAAGTACCCATATAAGGTTATTCCTTCCCAAATAAAATTTTAACACCCAAAAGAAATGCAGGCATGAGCCTCTCTCTGCTCTGTACTACCAGGTCTCATCTGACCTCCTAGACTTGTTTCCTCCTGGGTATCATGACCCCAGGTCAGATTCAGGCAGAGACACTGAATCTCCCAAATCCCTAACTCCTACACTCTTTCCCCTGGCACAAGGCTAGTAAACTTCCATTTTTTCTTGTTGACTCCTGTTCACCCACCCAGTAGTCTCATAAATATTATACCCACTCCAAACCCAGGCAGGGAGAGCTCAGTTCTCTGTCCAAGGCTTCTGAGCTTACAGCAGAGATACAAAGAAAGGAGTAAGTTCCCTCTGAAGCTCCCTGATTCTTGGAAGCAATATTGTGCCTGCCTCAGAGTGTCATGACATTGGTGAGCTGctgttccctgctcctctcccaaatCAGGTGTTTGGTATGCACTGTTAGAGACCCAGAAATGCCAAATGGCAGTTGCTGCCCTGACTGCAGAATGACCTTAATGCctttctcacctgcctccccttcacctctggaCCCTCCCCAAACACATTGCACATCCTCACCCCTCAGTGTGATTCCACTCCCATTATGCTCACTGGGGAGCATTGGCAGAAACACATCTATTACATGTATTGTAACCTCTTTCCCCATTGAGCTAAACCACTTAGCCACCTCTCAAAAACTGGTCTTTTTCTAGTCTTCATTAGCAATGCAGGATGCAGTCTGGGACTTGTCACCCCACATCCCTCTTAGTGAGAGGAAAATAAATGGGGAAATGTAGCTCAGCAACCTCAGAGATTTGGAGCCATCAGAGTCCTGGAAGATCCCATTCTAAAGACAGACACCTGTGCCTCTCAATTACTGACTCACCTACAGCCCGTCTGGACTCTGCCCTTCACTGTGCTGCTTCTTCAGTTGTGGGCTCTACGCAGTGATGCAGGGAAGGCAGTGATTGGCTGCTTGTCAAATGGCCATTCAGGAGCTTGAACAGAAAAGTAAAGGGAATCCAATCCTCTTTACTCCCTTGCTATTACTAGGGATATCTTCTCATTCCCCCTCTCTTACCCGCCCAAAAGCCAGCCCACCCACCTTCCTGAGGGCTGTTACTTCAAGCCTTTATGTCCCTCACCTCTAATCCCACACCTTtctttgttctcctcctcttcctcctccaacccaggggTAAAACTCTCACCCAGTACTGTCTCTCACCCACAGGacttgcttattcattcagttgtctttattgagcatttactgtgtacagagcactgtattaagtgcttgggagagagtataatacaaaaataaatagacacattccctgcccacaatgagttcaaagTCTAGAAGACTGAAGCTATCTAAGGTAGTTACTGGGAGAAGATCTGCCCAAGGTCTGAGCAGCCTGGAGCCTTCCCAGATCAGGGAGGAGAATGTAAGCCTGAATGTGCCAGGTTCCCTTTGAGCTGCTAGGCCTCTCAGTAGGTACACCACAGCCCTTCCCACTTTCTTCCTCTTTAACAATTGCCTAACTCGTATGTGGTTCCGGTGACAGAAAGATGAAAAGAGATTAGTGGGGAAtcttacctctctctccctcctaaatcTAATGCCTCTgatcttcccctttcttctccagggCAGACAGCACTGCACATCGCGATAGAAAAAGGGCTGAAGGACATAGTCAAAATCCTTGTGGAAAATGGAGCAGATGTTCAGATTCCGGCAACTGGATCGTTCTTTCAGTTAAACAGAAACAGAGAGGACTGCTTCTACTTTGGTAAGTTACTCCAATAGATGTATTGCCCAATTTCTTTTCTGGGCAACATCACTCAGGTCGATTTCATGGAAatgggaagagtgatgaggcCCTGGTATTGTCTAAGCAGAGAGGGAAGACTTGTGAGGTTTTATACTGCCTTTCTTTGAGTGATTTCTTCTACTGATTACCTCATTACCTGATTATGATGGCTATAGCTATCAACTTCTGCAATTTCTTTGCCATTGATATGGTCAGAGCATTTTaggttaatcaattgtattttttgagggctcttTCCAGCTGCTTTTCACACTTCCCTGCTGTCTGACAgtgagcaattcacttctctgtgcttcagtttcttcacctgtaaaatgggaattcaatgcctgttttctctcctacttagtcagtaagccccatgtgggacagacacctgattgttttgtgcctaccccagtgcttagtagagtgcttggcacatagtaagtgcttaacaaatatcatttttataattattattattacaggttctCCAGGTTTCAAGGACTTCCGTAACAATGAAATTAATGTCATTTTTCAAGAGTAATTAGTATTTTTGTTAAatcaaatacaagataatctggattGAAAGTAACTAAAATAATTTTTGCACCcagtattatatatatttatcatATCTAATGTTGACTTAGAATATTGGTCTTAATTCTCACAAATCTTTTCATACTTTTCCCAGAGTGACTAAAGCTGCAGAATTCTTAACTCCATTTCTCCCATAAGCCTTCAGTCCTATCTACCATTGTTTTGTCAATCATGGAATAACTCTGAGTTTGGCAAAGGAAAACTTAATGATCCAGTTAGAGCCAGGGAAATTCCATGCAGACACTGCTTGAGCAGTGAATGTTGGGGAGAGCCAGTTCGGGAATTTCTTTTTTAACCCAGAGTGGTTACTTTTCAAAATTGTTTTCCTAATGCTTCTGAATTCACTATGTGTACCTAAATCCAAGGAGCGTCAGAGAGACAACACTCTGGGTTTGGTCTATGAAAGAAGTTTAAATGAGAATTTAGGACAACTGGAGTGGTTGGGGTAATGACCTACCATGCAATAGGTGGCGCTCCAGCATGGGgaccgatcgatcaatcaatggtacatattgaatgcttaatgtgtgcagagcaatgtagtaagtgcttattggagtacagtgtagcagagttgatagacatactccctgcccacaaggattctACAGTCTAGgtaatctcccccccaccccccggtttCCTCTAATAACCACAGTGTTTCCTGCAGGACAGTATCCTCTCTCCCTGGCCGCCTGCCTCAACCAAACTGAAATCGTGGAATTTCTCTTGGACCGAGAACACAAACCCTCCAATCCAGATGCTCGGGATTATCTGGGGAACACTGTGCTCCATGCGCTAGTGATGGTGGCTGATGACACGGAGAAAACACACTTTGTGACTGATATGTATGACCTCATTCTGAAGAAGAGTGAAGAGAAGATTATAGAGAAAAAGGAGTTTTCTAAGGTCAACCTGGAGAAACTTCGCAACAATGAGGGGCTGACCCCCCTGCAGTTAGCAGCCAAAGAAGGAAAACTTCAGGTACAAGAGTCTGGGCAAGAGACcagtgagaggagagaaggagcagggtgATGTATCAGTCAGCCCCAACCTTGACCTTTAGCTGTGTAACCCAAAAGGGGATTCTGATTGATCTGTCCAGAGCTCAGTCCCCAAGATGAGGGATGGGCGAGTTTCCTGAAGTGTGGGAGAAATtccatgcaaagcactgaaaaaaCCATGTATCCAACTCTAGAGACGGGTTTTCCCAGGGGCACTTGGGGATATATATGCCCTGGGGCCGAAAACCATACTTTCTAGATTGAGAAGGGAACAGTAATGGCCAGTCAGTAAACTCTAGTGGTGCCCTCCTCCTTACTTTCCATACCCACCAGGGAGGGCAGATTGGAAGTCTCCAGTCTCAGAAGCTTGCTTCATGGTGAATCACACTGAAAATTTTACCCAGAGGCATAGTATTATGGGAGTTTCCCAACCAGCTGGGTGGAGAGAGCCTGACTGTCTAACCCATGGTCCTGACCTCTGCCTGGCCAAGCCAGCAATGAGGACCATTAGTGGCACTTAAGTTTTGAGTGTCCAGAAGCATAGGCCAGAATGAGCGAGAGGCATGAGGGAAGTGAACAGTAGTATATGACTCTGCTCTTCCTCAggcaacaggatttattgaacatttattccgTACTATACTGAGCACAACTGAGTtagtatgatccctgtcctcaaagatccACTGGAATAAACTTCAGGAAGGAAGAAACAATAATGGCAATAAGCCTGAAACTGACCTTGAGGCTGGGGATGTCCTAAAAGGGAAGAGCCCTGGAGTCTGGGGTTGGCTAGTGGTCCTGGCTGGTCCTGGCAACAGGTGAGTCTTGTTTGCAGGCTAAGGTGTTCACTGCTGTTACTCCTGGGACTAGAGGAGCCTGATTCAGGGAGCCATGGAGGCAGAAAGAGACCTGACCTTCCCCCTGCATGAGGACATGCTCTGTGGTCCCCCCATGGTCCTGCTCAGGCAGGCTGTACGGCACAAAATCCAAAGCAGTCTTAGTTCACTTAGCTTGGCCTCAGCTTGTATGTTAGGGCCCAGCTTCCtgctgaagagggaaagggaagggaaatggatGGAGCACCATGATCACTCTCCCTGTGGAGGGGAGAGTTCAGGGAATGACattctccatttctttctgaAAAGCTCTTTCGGCACATCTTAAGCAGAGAGTTTCCCATCAACGACCGAATGCACCACCTCTCCAGGAGATTTGTTGAATGGACCTATGGGCCCATTTGCACCTCTCTGTACGATCTGGATGAAGTGGACACGACAGACCAGCAGTCTGCCCTGAAGATTGTGGTGTACAGCAACAAACAAGATGTGAGTGCCGGCAGAGGGGAAGTTGGGTCACCACAGTGGGATGGGGTTGTGTTCATCTGTGTGTAGGGCTGACCCACAGAGGTTTTTCCACCATGCCACAGTCCACCACTGTCTCCTAAAATCatattctcctccaagaggtcttccctgactgagccctcatttctatTATCCGCCCTCCCCTCACCATCAACTATGCCTTTGGCTGTGTACTCCCTTAAGCAATTTAATACTCGCCCCAGCCCCATAGTTCTTATGTAaatctccttatactctactatttccccatctgaaattttagtgtctgtctcacccagtagcctgtaagctccttgtgggcagggatcgagtttAACAAAGTAAttatattgtacgttcccaaacgcttaatacagggctctgcacacaggaagcactcaaatgcaGTTGCTTAACTGAGTGGCCCCACAGTTCCCATCTGCTACAATGAATAAACAGTGAATAAATAGGAGAGTGAATAAACAAAGCCAGGAAAACCAGTCTTGATTACTCCAGGCTAGAAGAGAGTTTaaaatttccctttctctctcagaaATACTGTAACCTGCTGGATGTGGAGCCCCTGAAGGAACTGATAGAGGTCAAATGGAAGATGTTCGCTGCACTCATGTTTGGGGTCAGCACAGCCTGGTATCTCCACTACATCATCCTGTTCACCCTGATCACGGCCCTGCAGCCCCACGTAACTAAGGTGAATCCTCACCCCCTTCAAGCCTTGCCCACTTCTGTACCTCACTAGAAAGCCAGCCCCAAGGCcaggtctcccctctcctcctcttcatcgagtttattcacccttccctattTCAAGTGCTGCTTGGTGCCCTGCATAAAACTAAGAGAAatgtcctgcccataaagagctggaGAGGGGATTTCAATATGAAACTATCAACCCTCTGAGTAGAAATGAGCCCAGACCCTGGAGGTCCTTAACCAATGGGATGTGGGGAGGGTATGGGTGAGTTGTGGGACTGGGTAGACCCTGCCCCAAGAGTCAAAACAGATTTTCCCTTTGGTCCTTCCTTGGTTTCCTTTTTATTCACATCCCTCCTGGGCCACTAACTAATGtttctcctctctgtccaaaaATTTTCCCCAAAGTCAGAAAGCAGCTTTTGGCTCACCTTTGGGAAGATTTACATTTTCATTGTGGCCTTAGGCATCCTGGTGAAGACGGTAAGTATAAGAAGGATTTTCTGGAAAGAATCGTGGGGGTGCTAGAATTTGCTCAGAGGTgactctctataataataataatgttggtatttgttaagcacttactatgtgccgagcactgttctaagcgctggggtagacacaggggaatcaggttgtcccacatggggctcacagtcttaatccccattttacagatgaggtaactgaggcaccgagaagttaagtgacttgcccacagtcacacagctgacaagtggccgagctgggatttgaacccatgacctctgactccaaagcccgtgctctttccactgagccacgctgcttctctatgactagGAATGCATGTTATCCATGATTCCCCAGTTGTTTTTTCCTTTATAAGAAGCAAATTCACCCAGAGCCAAATTTCAGGTTTTCCGGGAGTGGTTACTCTGCTCGGATCAACCAGAGCAGTTTCATCATCCAGGCTCCCACATAGCTTCCATGGAATCTTCCATTCTTAAAGGAGCCTgattcttcccaccctcccccaggcaAAGGTGGactaggagaagcagagggatacCCTCTGCACAGCTGGCTAGTCCCAGAAGCTTTAgagtcgtggggctgaggggaggaggcagagtcaGTCAGGGTATCCCTTCAGTGCTTCCAAAACTTCCCAGACTCATCACCCTCCCAGGGAACTCCTGGCTGTAGTGCCATGGGAGCCGGAAAATGAGGGAAAGAGGTGAGTGGAGCCTCATCCCTGTCCTAGCCCACGGGAAGCCGATAACTAGCCCATCCCAAGATAAAAGGGAAAAATCAAATCCATAGCTCTGAGGCATCTGAgatgttgactgtaagctccttgtgggcagggactgtgtctacaaactctattgtatttatattccccaagcacatagtactgtgttcagcacacagccagcactcagtaaatatcattgatcgaaaAACTAACCTGGTTTGGGCTGGCCTGAACAGTTTTGTGTGGGGGTGGGCTGGGATGGTGGGGTCCTAGGTCTAAGAAGGGTGTGTTCAGGGTCTGATATTCACACTACTGCAGAGAGGTCACTTTTCTCTCAAATGCTCTGAAATCTGAATTAAATGTTTCCGATGTTTGCagatgtgtgtatacatatgcaTATGCTTCTTTGTTTTTAGGCCTTTGACACCATAGTGATGTGGCCTTTTCAGTTATACTCCTTCCTTAAGAACAGCTATTTCCATATCCTTTTGTAAGTTCACTTAAGTCTCTAATGCAACCTTTCATGACATTGGCATTTCTAAAAGAGAGGAAATTTCCTGACTGCAATTTGGtttttctcagtgtctttcagaGCTGCCTGGTGGTGGGCTCACTTCTCCAGTACTGGGATGGAAATGAGAACTTTGTGGTCATGCAGGCGATGGGTCTAATGATAGGCTGGTTTAATCTTCTCTATTTCTCCAGAGGATTTAAGTTCACCGGCATTTACACTGTCTTTATCCAGCGGGTAAGCTCAGCGGCCTTGCTGCACTTGGGATATTTACCCAAACCCTTTAGTCAAATACAACCAGACCACAGACCTCCCCCTCATCCACCCTTAATTAGACATTCATATGCTGGTGGGGAAGTTGGATCTCCCAGAATTCGTGCTTTCCATCAGCCACACACAGGGTGTTCACCAAGCTCTGTCATCTGACTCAGCTCCCCTGAGGAAGCTCCACCTACCTTGAGAACGGGCAGTGGTACTCCTTGAACCAGCCAAAATCTCCCCAGCCAATCACTGTTGGTCATCCCTGCTCT
This region of Ornithorhynchus anatinus isolate Pmale09 chromosome 17, mOrnAna1.pri.v4, whole genome shotgun sequence genomic DNA includes:
- the LOC100077543 gene encoding transient receptor potential cation channel subfamily V member 2-like; protein product: MAIQELEQKRQTALHIAIEKGLKDIVKILVENGADVQIPATGSFFQLNRNREDCFYFGQYPLSLAACLNQTEIVEFLLDREHKPSNPDARDYLGNTVLHALVMVADDTEKTHFVTDMYDLILKKSEEKIIEKKEFSKVNLEKLRNNEGLTPLQLAAKEGKLQLFRHILSREFPINDRMHHLSRRFVEWTYGPICTSLYDLDEVDTTDQQSALKIVVYSNKQDKYCNLLDVEPLKELIEVKWKMFAALMFGVSTAWYLHYIILFTLITALQPHVTKSESSFWLTFGKIYIFIVALGILVKTAFDTIVMWPFQLYSFLKNSYFHILFVFQSCLVVGSLLQYWDGNENFVVMQAMGLMIGWFNLLYFSRGFKFTGIYTVFIQRNIPAFL